From a single Silene latifolia isolate original U9 population chromosome 6, ASM4854445v1, whole genome shotgun sequence genomic region:
- the LOC141588579 gene encoding uncharacterized protein LOC141588579 produces the protein MPTLASHSEPTLDSIPQGFKLPTTDNGTFEIRPSYINLVERNLFGGAAAEDPATHMEKFVTYCCSIPLIARVTQDQIKQVLFPFSLKDRAVEWLRDLDMEGEGITDWNTLALAFYKRYFPPHKTNALRSQITTNGRFQDNTNDATAWKLIDQIATHTAKYGNPRGSTRGTGVDSALAAQLEAISAQMAEINITQSLGSKERVHAMSQQLEEYCARCGLDSHNPAECLTTLE, from the exons atgcctactctagccagtcactccgagcctacTTTAGATTCCATCCCACAAGGATTCAAGCTGCCCACTACTGACAATGGAACCTTTGAAATTCGcccatcttacatcaatttggtggagcgAAACTTATTTGGAGGGGCAGCTGCTGAGGATCCTGCgacacatatggagaaatttgtcacttaTTGCTGTTCTATCCCTTTAATAGCtagagtgacacaagatcagatAAAGCAggtgctttttcctttttctctgaagGATAGAGCTGtagaatggttgagagatttggatatGGAGGGTGAAGGAATTACTGACTGGAATACTTTAGCTCTTGCTTTCTAtaagaggtacttcccacctcatAAGACTAATGCGCTGAGAagtcaaattacta ctaatgggaggtttcaggacAATACTAATGATGCTACCGCGTGGAAGCTAATTGATCAGATTGCCACCCATACTGCcaagtatggaaatcctaggggaagcacgcgaggaACCGGTGTTGATAGTGCTCTTGCGGCACAATTGGAGGCTATTTCTGCCCAAATGGCTGAGATAAATattacccaatcattgggtagtaaagagagagttcatgctatgagtcaacaACTAGAGGAGTATTGTGCTAGATGTGGTTTAGACAGTCACAATCCAGCTGAGTGTTTGACCACATTGGAGTAG